From a single Pelodiscus sinensis isolate JC-2024 chromosome 4, ASM4963464v1, whole genome shotgun sequence genomic region:
- the SRP14 gene encoding signal recognition particle 14 kDa protein: MRRARSGPSASGGRMVLLESEQFLTELTRLFQKCRTSGSVYITLKKYDGRTKPIPRKGHVEGFEPADNKCLLRATDGKKKISTVVSSKEVNKFQMAYSNLLRANMDGLKKKDKKSKNKKSKATQ; encoded by the exons ATGAGGCGCGCTCGCAGCGGCCCTTCCGCTTCCGGGGGCAGGATGGTGCTGCTGGAGAGCGAGCAG TTCTTGACAGAACTaacaaggctttttcaaaaatgcaGAACCTCAGGGAGTGTTTACATAACACTGAAAAAAT ATGATGGTCGAACAAAACCCATTCCACGTAAGGGCCACGTGGAAGGTTTTGAGCCAGCGGACaataaatgtcttctgagagcaaCGGATGGAAAGAAGAAGATTAGTACAGTG GTAAGCTCAAAGGAAGTAAATAAATTCCAGATG GCCTATTCCAACCTGTTGAGAGCTAACATGGATGGCCTGAAGAAGAAAGacaagaaaagcaaaaataagAAAAGTAAAGCAACACAGTGA